A stretch of Aedes aegypti strain LVP_AGWG chromosome 2, AaegL5.0 Primary Assembly, whole genome shotgun sequence DNA encodes these proteins:
- the LOC5570524 gene encoding proteasome inhibitor PI31 subunit, with protein MSESDYFGFELVFKSVQPSIQTKSDVLIAVVHWYLIKNSFRNVGLGDDKTLSESDEKSELLPEGWNSNPHSYALRYVNNGQLYILHGIDSEGTMIVNLLQVKTLNVSNTTFQIEDTVKALKGSITTLIPEAATVLDRIRRELLVPVFESNKKDGETQTKKESEKIERVDPVRPVNPLLVGPRFGPGSVGSDPLGVGNVGRGDLDPFGRGGGMIFEPPGGFNPLANLRRPGPSGIVPGARFDPFGPTVGTNPRAFRNPDPDPDHLPPPGYDDMFM; from the exons ATGTCAGAATCGGACTATTTCGGGTTTGAACTGGTGTTCAAATCTGTGCAGCCATCGATCCAGACAAAATCCGACGTTTTGATCGCTGTGGTCCATTGGTATCTGATCAAGAACTCGTTCCGCAACGTTGGCCTGGGGGATGAT AAAACGCTATCGGAGTCTGATGAGAAGAGCGAACTTCTGCCGGAAGGCTGGAACAGTAATCCGCACTCGTATGCCCTGCGGTATGTGAATAATGGTCAGCTCTACATTTTGCACGGAATCGACAGTGAGGGAACAATGATCGTCAACCTGCTGCAAGTCAAGACACTGAACGTTTCGAACACGACGTTCCAGATCGAAGACACGGTCAAGGCATTGAAGGGTTCCATCACGACACTGATTCCGGAAGCTGCCACCGTTTTGGATCGAATTCGCCGGGAGTTACTGGTGCCGGTGTTCGAGAGCAACAAGAAGGACGGCGAAACTCAGACCAAGAAGGAGTCGGAAAAGATCGAACGAGTTGATCCGGTTCGACCGGTGAATCCGCTGCTGGTGGGACCTCGTTTCGGACCGGGATCCGTTGGATCTGATCCGCTGGGGGTCGGTAATGTTGGCCGAGGAGATCTGGACCCTTTTGGCCGTGGTGGGGGTATGATCTTCGAGCCACCTGGTGGCTTCAATCCGCTGGCCAATCTCAGACGTCCCGG ACCCAGTGGAATCGTACCCGGAGCACGGTTCGACCCATTTGGTCCCACGGTCGGCACCAACCCAAGGGCATTCCGCAATCCGGATCCCGATCCAGACCACTTGCCGCCTCCAGGATACGATGATATGTTCATGTGA
- the LOC5579260 gene encoding mono [ADP-ribose] polymerase PARP16 has product MESMYFSTQPDPSADSKRTILRELIDRDALAADLRLSLFVSAARSFKYDSCLQPFPPDFINGNKEKNIDELNRVLGGFQPLQELDIEDLNSKHLDLLHWILCQKSNPGLRTVPKKDFDSILAKAPCIAAVQRPQQIFEVVYREDSNLERRFREKRDQFARQYAYHGSKLFNFYSILNYGLQQHLNRTALFGEGIYLSAELHVSQMFAPTGAGWARSALGSHLACTALCEYIDNPDYVKCHTENSIASDIPEKYILVKNNDLVQVRYLLVYGSNRRQVAPTEVSNNTPDQRMGQTTNGRAPPSPCVRWIAANKSWLMAGGYVLMLFGIGLMNNPNVHYMRQMFLQKINHVCHSLFGGVAERDA; this is encoded by the exons ATGGAATCGATGTATTTCTCCACACAGCCGGATCCTTCCGCGGACAGTAAACGAACCATTCTTCGGGAATTGATCGACCGTGATGCCTTGGCTGCGGATTTGCGCCTGTCGTTGTTTGTCTCTGCTGCCCGGTCCTTCAAGTACGACTCCTGCCTGCAGCCGTTCCCACCGGATTTCATCAACGGTAACAAGGAGAAGAACATCGACGAGCTG AATCGCGTCCTTGGCGGATTTCAGCCTTTGCAGGAACTGGATATTGAGGATTTGAATAGCAAACATCTGGATTTGCTCCACTGGATTCTCTGTCAGAAGTCTAATCCAGGCCTACGAACGGTTCCGAAAAAAGATTTCGATTCCATATTAGCCAAAGCGCCTTGCATAGCCGCAGTTCAACGACCGCAGCAAATTTTCGAAGTGGTCTACCGAGAAGATTCCAACCTGGAGCGACGGTTCCGGGAGAAGCGGGATCAATTTGCGCGCCAATATGCCTACCATGGTAGTAAACTGTTCAACTTTTACTCCATTTTGAACTACGGGTTGCAACAGCACCTGAACCGGACGGCTCTCTTTGGGGAGGGAATTTACCTATCGGCCGAGCTGCACGTTAGTCAAATGTTTGCCCCCACGGGAGCCGGATGGGCCAGGTCAGCGTTGGGAAGTCATCTGGCTTGTACGGCCCTTTGTGAGTACATCGACAATCCGGACTATGTCAAGTGTCATACGGAGAACTCAATTGCATCGGATATTCCGGAGAAGTATATCCTGGTGAAGAACAACGATTTGGTACAGGTACGATACCTGCTAGTTTACGGAAGTAATCGCCGACAGGTGGCACCGACTGAGGTGAGTAACAATACCCCGGACCAGAGGATGGGGCAGACGACGAACGGAAGGGCTCCACCGAGTCCTTGCGTACGATGGATTGCGGCTAATAAGAGTTGGCTCATGGCGGGCGGGTACGTCCTAATGCTGTTCGGCATCGGGCTCATGAACAATCCGAATGTGCACTACATGAGGCAGATGTTTCTGCAGAAAATTAACCACGTTTGCCATTCGCTGTTTGGGGGCGTGGCCGAGAGGGATGCATGA